The following coding sequences lie in one Gadus macrocephalus chromosome 1, ASM3116895v1 genomic window:
- the LOC132460885 gene encoding alpha-1,3-mannosyl-glycoprotein 4-beta-N-acetylglucosaminyltransferase C-like: protein MRCSLTKVLVGSLLLLTVYLLGRSDLLLTRPGESASELTWPLAKSEGASASWVDGGNYLPINVSYLLLAGVPAIKQRFLTIGLASVKRKKGSYLLPTLASLFSQSSSTERASMVVVVLLAEFDPVWRGATLDEIRAAHPSELDKGQLLVIHVPPQFYPPLTVLKRNYNDAPERVSFRSKQNVDYSFLMHYSSSQATYYLQLEDDVISAHSFLSTIHKSIQERQAVHWALLEFSSLGYIGKLYKAADLPLLARFLFLFYQEMPCDWLLTHFRELLVQKEQILIKPSLFQHIGAFSSFKGNANPLKDMSFEKDVYSNPVADVYSDISVYKDHVPRLAWEAGEGYFWGRTPVLGSYLTVVLRAPAVVTSVRVVTGFEGKDVLLFAVVELGQNVETTVRGEKSCKDFRPLGIMNNGMFEKKALEMEFGSSTSCLRLRVTGKHKDWIAIMKIRVTVKTDLHTSLVNGS, encoded by the exons ATGCGGTGTTCTTTGACTAAGGTGTTGGTTGGGTCCCTCCTGCTGCTCACCGTCTACCTCCTGGGCCGGTCTGACCTCCTACTGACG CGACCGGGTGAGAGCGCGTCAGAGCTGACCTGGCCCCTCGCCAAGAGCGAGGGCGCTAGTGCATCCTGGGTAGACGGGGGAAACTACCTGCCGATCAACGTGTCCTACCTGTTGCTGGCTGGAGTGCCCGCAATCAAACagc GGTTCCTTACGATCGGTCTGGCGTcggtgaagaggaagaagggCAGCTACCTCCTGCCGACCCTGGCTTCCCTCTTCTCCCAGTCGTCCTCCACAGAGAGGGCctccatggtggtggtggtgctgcttgCTGAATTTGACCCTGTGTGGCGAGGGGCGACGCTGGACGAGATCagagctgcccacccctccgaGTTGGACAAGGGCCAGCTTCTAGTGATACACGTACCGCCGCAGTTCTACCCACCCCTTACAG TCCTGAAGAGGAACTACAACGACGCTCCGGAGCGAGTGTCCTTCCGCTCCAAGCAGAACGTGGACTACTCGTTCCTGATGCACTACAGCAGCAGCCAGGCCACCTACTACCTCCAGCTGGAGGACGACGTCATCTCCGCCCACAGCTTCCTCTCCACCATCCACAAGAGCATCCAGGAGCGCCAGGCGGTCCACTGGGCCCTGCTGGAGTTCTCCAGCCTGGGCTACATCGGGAAGCTCTACAAAGCGGCAGACCTACCCCTCCTGGCCCGCTTTCTCTTCCTGTTTTACCAGGAGATGCCCTGCGATTGGCTGCTCACTCACTTCCGCGAGCTGTTGGTCCAGAAGGAGCAGATCCTTATCAAGCCCTCCCTGTTTCAGCACATTGgggccttctcctccttcaaGGGCAACGCCAACCCGCTGAAGGACATGTCCTTCGAGAAGGATGTCTACTCCAACCCTGTGGCCGACGTGTACAGCGATATATCCGTGTACAAGGACCACGTGCCCCGGCTGGCGTgggaggcaggggaggggtACTTCTGGGGGCGCACACCGGTGCTTGGAAGCTATCTGACGGTGGTCCTCAGAGCGCCGGCCGTGGTGACCAGTGTGAGGGTGGTGACGGGCTTTGAAGGGAAGGACGTCCTACTTTTTGCTGTGGTGGAGCTGGGCCAGAACGTTGAGACCACAGTGAGGGGGGAGAAGAGCTGCAAGGACTTCCGGCCATTGGGGATCATGAACAATGGAATGTTTGAGAAGAAGGCTCTGGAGATGGAGTTTGGCTCCTCTACTTCCTGTTTACGGTTGCGAGTCACCGGAAAACATAAAGATTGGATAGCAATTATGAAAATTCGAGTCACTGTCAAGACCGATCTGCACACCAGCCTTGTGAATGGGAGCTGA